The stretch of DNA CAGTGGTACTACCTGGGTAAGCGCTCACTGCTAGATGTGCTTACCGCAGAGAACGACCACTTTAATAACCAGATTTCAGCCATCAATAATGAGTTCGATGGTTATACCGCCAATATCAATATCATGGCGGAATCGGCCATGCTATTGGGCTGGCTAGGAATGCCAGTTTATTAAGCTGTTATATGTTCGTTTTATTTGAAATTGATTGTTTTAACCAATTTGGATAGCGCGATGATAACTTGTTATGGAGAATAATTTATGAAAAAGGATACACCAATTTGCCATTACTGCGGCAGAGCCGATCGTATTAAGAGGCATGGTATAGGTAGAACAGGGCGGCAGCGTTATTACTGCGCGGAGTGCAAGAAGACATTCCAAACTTATTATATATATAAAGGGAAAGAGCAGAATATTGCTCATCAAATTGAACGCCTGCTGGCTGAAAATTATACGCCTGAGAGAATAAGCAACGAAATGCATGTTCGTTTAGCAACGATAGAGGCGCATATCCGGCAGCTTGAAGGGGTAAATCCATAAATTACTACAATGGATTTTTATATTGTGAATGTGAGCATGGAATAATACGAAGAGCAGCCATCAGGCTGCTCTTTTGTTTTTTATAAACAGGACGATTCTGGCATTAAAAATTGATTCTATTTTGTTATTAACGAGTTGATTTTATTTTTTGTTTAAGGGGTTTGGCAATATTTTTGGTATTTTTTAGATTTTTATTACCGTTGGTAAATTATTTTTAATTGTAATTATTTGCGTTTTTTATATTCCTTTTTTATCTTTTTATAATATTTTTTGTGTTTTTATATCAACCAAAATTATTTAACTTATTGTTTTTATTTTAAATTTATATAACAACGATGGTGTTGAATGTTGATTTCAAATTAAACTATTCTACTGCCAGATGACCATTTTCATTGACTAACTCACCAAAATAAAACAACGCATCAGTGTTTAAATCTAATTTGTTTTATCTCATCACTATTTTTATTGCGAGGTATGGTCATTAATAAACTTATTGGCTGACTTAATGTTCATATTGGGACAATTAATTCGAATGCTGGTATTGGATGCTCATTAAATGGAATGATGCTTGCGTTGTAAGATAAGATGTCTGAATAAGGATAAAATTCACTATAAACATTTAATTAAATAGTTACCAACAAACAAGTTGTCAATCTATTTTGTTACGGGTAATGAATAAAGGAGCTATTCTAATATGAGTAATAACGCCAGTTTATTAGTCAATTCAGGCAGCGGTTCTTCTCAGGTCATCTCTCTTGATACAGGCAAACCAATAAAAATAAAATTCCAACCTGGTAGCCAATATCTGCTAAAAAATGCCGATGATAACTATGCACCGAAGAAGGTAACGCTTCAGCGCAATGGTGACGATCTGTATGTCATTTTGGATGGGGAAGAGAATCCGGTTATCGTTGCTGAAGATTATTATGTTTCTGGTAACAACCAACCTTTCCTCGGAATGGGGGATGATGGACAGCTTTATGCATACCCGGCAGCGAATGAGGATGGTTCATTAACTTCGGTTTCTCTTAGTGGTGCACCGCAAGGGGATGCCTCCTATCTGTTTGAA from Limnobaculum xujianqingii encodes:
- a CDS encoding IS1/IS1595 family N-terminal zinc-binding domain-containing protein gives rise to the protein MKKDTPICHYCGRADRIKRHGIGRTGRQRYYCAECKKTFQTYYIYKGKEQNIAHQIERLLAENYTPERISNEMHVRLATIEAHIRQLEGVNP